The nucleotide window TGACTCAATCACCCAATACTGAAATCCATGACGGATGCTATAATCCTTAACACTCAATACAGCTTCCTCCTTAGTTTGGAAAGATTGGCCAATCTGAAAGTCTACAGAAAGATTTTCCTTGTGTAACCCTTGCCTCCCGGAGGTGGGATCTATGTCCAGGTGTTGGCCGATTGCTTCCACGTTCAACGTAGAGAAATGTGGCGGTTGTTGGGCTGAACTAGAACTGAATGGCCCACTATCTCCCAATATGTTATCTGTCTCATCATCTAGATCATCATCTCACATCGCATTCTCAATATGATCCGGCTCACCCTCACCAAACAGTCCATGAATCAATCCAGGTGACCTAGCTGTCGCTGGTGGAGGGGGTGGAGGTGCAGCCAAGAGACAACCAGCTGCAACGACAGGCATCGAGGACGACGCACCACCCACCGTCATCGACTGAGGATTCGGCGCCGATGCACCATAACTATCAAAACCATCTTCCAACTTGGCAAAAAG belongs to Arachis duranensis cultivar V14167 chromosome 8, aradu.V14167.gnm2.J7QH, whole genome shotgun sequence and includes:
- the LOC107462298 gene encoding uncharacterized protein LOC107462298 translates to MLVLFHCQRSFSEVRIHELFAKLEDGFDSYGASAPNPQSMTVGGASSSMPVVAAGCLLAAPPPPPPATARSPGLIHGLFGEDDETDNILGDSGPFSSSSAQQPPHFSTLNVEAIGQHLDIDPTSGRQGLHKENLSVDFQIGQSFQTKEEAVLSVKDYSIRHGFQYWVIESDHLKFHGRCKKFGNWCTWLIHITHRQRKGTWEVRRYNGPHTCLATSISSDHRQLDHHVICAKIFPLARADAAVMTKVLQKAKEATYGFRPSYRKV